One Helianthus annuus cultivar XRQ/B chromosome 12, HanXRQr2.0-SUNRISE, whole genome shotgun sequence genomic region harbors:
- the LOC110912016 gene encoding leucine-rich repeat extensin-like protein 5, whose protein sequence is MASILLLSTTLLYLTLASAQCPYPCNPPPTAGGGNTNTPPSTTMPPPATPTGNNYPPPAGIYTPPSNVFPYNPPTPDFYGGVPPAPDPIVPWFPFYYKDPPRNPRKSSSADAKSGSTAVIFLVHVVMFVQLMLY, encoded by the coding sequence atggcTTCAATACTACTTCTCTCAACCACCCTCCTCTACTTAACTCTAGCTTCTGCGCAGTGCCCCTACCCTTGCAACCCACCACCAACCGCGGGTGGCGGCAACACCAACACGCCACCATCAACAACCATGCCACCACCCGCTACACCAACGGGGAATAATTACCCCCCGCCGGCGGGTATTTACACACCACCATCAAATGTTTTTCCTTATAACCCTCCAACCCCTGACTTTTATGGAGGTGTACCACCTGCCCCGGACCCTATAGTCCCATGGTTCCCCTTTTACTACAAGGATCCGCCACGTAACCCTCGTAAATCTTCGTCGGCTGATGCGAAAAGCGGATCAACGGCTGTGATTTTCTTAGTCCATGTTGTTATGTTCGTCCAGTTGATGCTATATTAG